In one Drosophila pseudoobscura strain MV-25-SWS-2005 chromosome X, UCI_Dpse_MV25, whole genome shotgun sequence genomic region, the following are encoded:
- the LOC26533425 gene encoding uncharacterized protein, which translates to MSVRYTKQQLCEILKAASVGSQPSDMGPGSPDDEPSTSGLGQQEKDVAGLQSKVVKQAIESPVPQRQISADGNICLDLESGARNLSNIRPDDWNCWTEGNNSDALFTDSSAVPVDLVRSMVPNRRESFCKAFFSSLCDWMKRIAAGFGLTPQESVSGWYKHCWDTLGTDALDQHHGFGLDSNPKPIATSTPMRANNSKIAP; encoded by the coding sequence ATGTCCGTACGATATACTAAGCAGCAGTTATGCGAAATCCTTAAGGCTGCCAGTGTCGGCTCCCAGCCCAGCGATATGGGCCCGGGGAGTCCTGACGATGAGCCCAGCACCTCGGGGCTGGGCCAGCAGGAGAAGGATGTCGCGGGGCTACAATCGAAGGTGGTGAAGCAGGCCATCGAGAGCCCTGTGCCGCAACGCCAGATCTCGGCCGACGGCAACATTTGTCTGGATCTGGAGAGCGGTGCCCGAAATCTGTCCAACATTCGCCCGGACGACTGGAACTGCTGGACTGAAGGCAACAACAGCGATGCGCTGTTTACGGATTCATCGGCCGTTCCGGTGGATCTTGTCCGTTCGATGGTCCCCAATCGCCGTGAGAGCTTCTGCAAGGCCTTTTTCAGCAGCCTCTGTGACTGGATGAAGCGCATTGCCGCCGGCTTCGGTCTGACTCCCCAGGAGTCGGTCTCGGGCTGGTACAAGCACTGCTGGGACACACTCGGAACCGACGCTCTGGATCAGCACCATGGCTTCGGACTGGACAGCAACCCCAAACCAATCGCCACCTCCACGCCCATGCGTGCGAACAATTCTAAAATTGCTCCATAA
- the LOC4815547 gene encoding glucose dehydrogenase [FAD, quinone], which yields MTARTSQRSLSRPWALVLAFLGLLAVSVSAAEQSYYGNSMLDMMEFMRRGQAQLDLEALDNGQKLLTKYDFIVVGAGTAGCALAARLSENPRWKVLLLEAGGPESYAMDMPIAAHYLQLGEMNWKYRTEPSASYCLAMNNNRCNWPRGKVMGGSSVLNYMMYTRGSRRDYDRWAELGNPGWSYRDVLPYFRKYEASSIPDADPGPTRPGRQGPVKISYTEPRTRIADAFVRASQEAGMPRGDYNGETQLRVSYLQANVYNETRWSSNRAYLYPLKGKRTNLHVKKNALVTKVLIDPQTKTAYGIMVQTEGRVQKVLARREVVVSAGAINTPQLLMLSGVGPAKHLREVGIKPIADLAVGYNLQDHIAPAVSMLCNATSLQIREMFSVKALGDYFRGRGPLRTPGGVEAISFYALDDPKNPQGWADVELFVVGGGLQTNVALRLALGLRPEIYEDMFGDLERSNANGFLIFPMVLRAKSRGRIKLRSRRPQEHPLIYANYFSHPYDLNITVRGIEQAVRLLEEPAFRAIGARLLEKRLPGCSHLRWRSSDYWACHARHFTFTIYHYSGTAKMGPSSDPAAVVDARLRVHGIRNLRVADASIMPHLISGHPNGPVYLIAEKAADMIKQDHNYVL from the coding sequence ATGACTGCTAGGACATCGCAAAGGTCCTTGTCCAGGCCCTGGGCCCTTGTCCTGGCCTTTCTGGGGCTCCTTGCTGTGAGCGTGTCAGCGGCCGAACAGAGCTACTACGGCAACAGCATGCTCGATATGATGGAGTTCATGCGACGGGGACAGGCGCAGCTGGATCTGGAGGCCCTCGACAACGGCCAGAAGCTGCTCACCAAGTACGACTTCATTGTGGTGGGCGCCGGCACCGCGGGCTGTGCCCTGGCCGCCCGCCTCTCGGAGAACCCCAGGTGgaaggtgctgctgctggaggccgGCGGACCCGAGAGCTACGCCATGGACATGCCCATTGCGGCGCACTATCTGCAGCTGGGCGAAATGAACTGGAAGTACCGCACGGAGCCGTCCGCCAGCTACTGCCTCGCGATGAACAACAACCGCTGCAACTGGCCGCGCGGCAAGGTGATGGGCGGCAGCTCCGTGCTCAACTACATGATGTACACCCGGGGCAGCAGACGCGACTACGATCGCTGGGCGGAGTTGGGCAATCCCGGCTGGAGCTACAGGGATGTCCTGCCGTACTTCCGCAAGTACGAGGCCTCGAGCATTCCGGACGCAGACCCAGGACCCACTCGACCCGGCCGCCAGGGACCCGTCAAGATCAGCTACACGGAGCCGCGCACTCGCATCGCCGATGCCTTTGTTCGGGCCTCCCAGGAGGCGGGAATGCCGCGGGGCGACTACAACGGAGAGACCCAGCTGCGGGTGTCCTATCTGCAGGCCAATGTCTACAACGAGACCCGCTGGAGCTCCAACCGGGCCTACCTCTATCCCCTGAAGGGGAAGCGCACCAACCTCCACGTGAAGAAGAACGCCCTGGTGACCAAGGTGCTCATCGATCCCCAGACGAAGACGGCCTACGGCATCATGGTGCAGACGGAGGGACGCGTGCAGAAGGTGCTGGCCCGCCGGGAGGTGGTCGTGTCGGCGGGGGCCATCAACACGCCgcagctgctgatgctgtcgGGCGTGGGGCCGGCCAAGCACCTCCGGGAGGTGGGCATCAAGCCGATAGCCGACCTGGCGGTGGGCTACAACCTGCAGGATCATATAGCGCCGGCGGTGAGCATGCTGTGCAACGCCACCTCGCTGCAGATCCGAGAGATGTTCAGTGTGAAGGCACTGGGGGACTACTTTCGCGGACGAGGCCCGCTGCGGACGCCCGGCGGCGTGGAGGCCATTTCCTTTTATGCCCTGGACGATCCGAAGAACCCCCAGGGCTGGGCGGACGTGGAGCTCTTTGTGGTGGGCGGGGGCCTGCAGACGAACGTGGCCCTGCGGCTGGCCCTCGGCCTCAGGCCGGAGATCTATGAGGACATGTTCGGCGATCTGGAGCGCAGCAACGCCAACGGATTCCTCATCTTCCCCATGGTCCTGCGCGCCAAGAGCCGCGGGCGCATCAAGCTGCGCAGCCGCAGACCCCAGGAGCATCCCCTGATCTACGCCAACTACTTCTCGCATCCGTACGACCTCAACATCACGGTCCGTGGCATCGAGCAGGCTGTTCGGCTGCTGGAGGAGCCTGCCTTCCGGGCCATCGGAGCCCGGCTGCTGGAGAAGCGTCTGCCGGGCTGCAGccatctccgctggcggagcaGCGACTACTGGGCCTGCCACGCCCGCCACTTCACCTTCACCATCTACCACTACTCGGGCACCGCCAAGATGGGTCCCAGCAGCGATCCGGCGGCCGTCGTCGATGCCCGCCTCCGGGTCCATGGCATCCGCAATCTGCGCGTCGCCGATGCCAGCATCATGCCCCACCTCATATCGGGCCATCCCAATGGCCCCGTCTATCTGATAGCCGAAAAAGCCGCCGATATGATCAAGCAGGATCACAACTATGTTCTCTAG
- the LOC4815829 gene encoding glucose dehydrogenase [FAD, quinone], protein MMASKTNLHLSLGLGLGLGLVFACSLLSLVSAQDNNVLFETINFLRRGQADVDLENYDNGLVLDTEYDFIVVGAGTAGCALAARLSENPKWKVLLLEAGGPERLVMDVPIVAHFLQLGEMNWKYRTQPSDHACLAMNNNRCNWPRGKVMGGSSVLNYMMYTRGNRRDYDRWQALGNPGWSYKDVLPYFKKYEGSSVPDAEEDYVGRNGPVKVSYVNWRSKISEAFVDAAQQDGLKYRDYNGRIQNGVAFLHTTTRNSTRWSSNRAYLYPLKGKRTNLHVKKNALVTKVLIDPQTKTAYGIMVQTEGRVQKVLARREVVVSAGAINTPQLLMLSGVGPAKHLREVGIKPIADLAVGYNLQDHTAPAVTFTTNATSLKFEDFADPTLINRFNRMEGPYGSPGGCEAIAFWDLDHERDEDGWPDIELFLVGGSMSSNPAISRAFGLKKSIYDALFAEIEDKSLNAFMIFPMILRPKSRGRIMLKSSDPFKYPLIHANYFAHPYDVDISVRGLLKAVSLMEQRGMKAINAQLWERKIPTCKQHPYKSWAYWVCYVRHFTFTIYHYSGTAKMGPKSDRAAVVDARLRVHGIRNLRVADASIMPEIMSGHPNGPVFMIAEKAADMIKQDHGFIP, encoded by the coding sequence ATGATGGCCAGCAAAACGAATCTGCATCTtagtctgggactgggactgggtctgggtctggtcttTGCCTGCTCGTTGCTGTCTCTGGTGTCTGCCCAGGATAACAATGTGCTCTTCGAGACAATCAACTTCCTGCGACGCGGGCAGGCCGACGTCGACCTGGAGAACTACGACAACGGGCTGGTCCTGGACACCGAGTACGATTTCATTGTGGTGGGAGCCGGCACCGCGGGCTGTGCCCTGGCCGCCCGCCTCTCGGAGAACCCCAAGTGgaaggtgctgctgctggaggccgGCGGGCCGGAGCGGCTTGTCATGGACGTGCCCATTGTGGCCCACTTCCTGCAGCTGGGCGAGATGAACTGGAAGTACCGCACCCAGCCCTCGGACCATGCCTGCCTCGCGATGAACAACAACCGCTGCAACTGGCCGCGTGGCAAGGTGATGGGCGGCAGCTCCGTGCTCAACTACATGATGTACACGCGGGGAAATCGACGCGACTACGATCGCTGGCAGGCGCTGGGCAATCCCGGATGGAGCTACAAGGACGTCCTGCCGTACTTCAAGAAGTACGAGGGCAGCAGCGTCCCCGATGCCGAGGAGGACTATGTCGGTCGCAACGGACCCGTCAAGGTCAGCTACGTCAACTGGCGCTCCAAGATCTCGGAGGCCTTTGTCGACGCCGCCCAGCAGGATGGGCTCAAGTATCGCGACTACAACGGACGCATCCAGAACGGCGTCGCCTTCCTCCACACCACCACCCGCAACTCGACCCGCTGGAGCTCCAACCGGGCCTACCTCTATCCCCTGAAGGGGAAGCGCACCAACCTCCACGTGAAGAAGAACGCGCTCGTGACCAAGGTGCTCATCGATCCGCAGACGAAGACGGCCTACGGCATCATGGTGCAGACGGAGGGACGCGTGCAGAAGGTGCTGGCCCGCCGGGAGGTGGTCGTGTCGGCGGGGGCCATCAACACGCCgcagctgctgatgctgtcgGGCGTGGGGCCGGCCAAGCACCTCCGGGAGGTGGGCATCAAGCCGATAGCCGACCTGGCGGTGGGCTACAACCTGCAGGACCATACGGCCCCGGCGGTGACATTCACCACGAATGCAACGTCCCTGAAGTTCGAGGACTTTGCCGATCCGACACTGATCAATAGATTCAATCGGATGGAGGGGCCCTACGGATCGCCTGGAGGCTGTGAGGCCATTGCCTTCTGGGACCTGGACCATGAGCGCGACGAGGATGGCTGGCCGGACATTGAGCTGTTCCTGGTGGGCGGCTCCATGTCCTCGAATCCGGCCATCTCGCGCGCCTTCGGACTGAAGAAGTCCATATACGATGCGCTGTTCGCCGAGATCGAGGACAAGTCGCTGAACGCCTTCATGATCTTCCCGATGATACTGCGGCCCAAGAGCCGCGGCCGCATCATGCTCAAGAGCAGCGACCCCTTCAAGTATCCCCTCATCCATGCCAACTACTTTGCCCATCCGTACGACGTGGACATCTCGGTGCGGGGCCTCCTCAAGGCCGTCAGTCTGATGGAGCAGCGCGGCATGAAGGCCATCAACGCCCAGCTGTGGGAGCGCAAGATCCCCACCTGCAAGCAGCATCCCTACAAGAGCTGGGCCTACTGGGTCTGCTATGTCCGCCACTTCACCTTCACCATCTACCACTACTCGGGCACCGCCAAGATGGGTCCCAAATCGGACCGGGCCGCCGTAGTCGATGCCCGCCTCCGGGTCCATGGCATCCGCAATCTGCGCGTCGCCGATGCCAGCATCATGCCCGAGATCATGTCCGGCCATCCCAATGGGCCTGTCTTTATGATTGCCGAAAAGGCGGCCGATATGATCAAGCAGGATCATGGCTTCATCCCGTGA